One [Clostridium] saccharolyticum WM1 DNA segment encodes these proteins:
- a CDS encoding AraC family transcriptional regulator — protein MAYKSTLLRSSAVVKKVITIHYFEYMSDFSFSGESHDFWEFVCVDKGVIDVMAGEKRIPLKRGNIIFHKPGEFHNILTNGTIAPNLVVVSFECSSPFMKAFEGEILSVQETEMALLAQIIIEARNAFSGRLDDPYQEELVRRQHPLSFGAEQLIGNYLEELIIHLYRRYFLNPEQISTRRTTGSSKHGDAHNRIVRYLEEHIGEHLTIESICRDNLTGRSQLQKIFHKAYGCGVIDFFTDMKIDAAKHLIRSNQLNFTEIADRLGYSSVHYFSRQFKKLTGMTPSEYATSIRSLSEKGSEKP, from the coding sequence ATGGCTTACAAAAGCACTCTGCTGCGATCTTCTGCCGTTGTGAAAAAAGTCATAACCATTCATTACTTCGAATATATGAGCGATTTCTCCTTTTCAGGGGAAAGTCATGATTTCTGGGAATTTGTCTGCGTTGACAAGGGAGTCATCGATGTAATGGCAGGGGAGAAGCGGATCCCTTTAAAAAGGGGAAACATCATCTTCCACAAGCCAGGAGAGTTCCATAACATACTGACGAACGGAACCATCGCCCCCAATCTGGTGGTGGTAAGCTTTGAGTGCAGCTCTCCCTTTATGAAGGCATTTGAAGGGGAGATCCTGTCCGTACAGGAGACAGAAATGGCTTTGCTGGCTCAGATCATCATTGAGGCGCGGAATGCATTTTCAGGACGGCTTGATGACCCGTACCAGGAGGAACTGGTCCGAAGGCAGCATCCCCTGTCCTTTGGTGCAGAGCAGCTGATCGGGAATTATCTGGAGGAACTGATCATTCATCTTTACCGCAGGTATTTTTTAAATCCGGAGCAGATCTCCACCAGACGCACCACAGGAAGTTCCAAACACGGAGATGCCCATAACCGGATCGTCCGCTATCTGGAAGAGCACATCGGGGAACACCTTACCATTGAATCCATATGCCGGGATAATCTGACCGGGCGGTCCCAGCTTCAGAAAATTTTCCATAAGGCCTACGGCTGCGGGGTCATCGATTTTTTTACGGACATGAAGATCGATGCCGCCAAGCACCTGATTCGCAGCAACCAGCTGAACTTTACTGAAATTGCCGACCGCCTGGGCTACAGCTCCGTCCACTATTTTTCCAGGCAGTTTAAAAAGCTGACCGGGATGACACCGTCGGAATATGCCACCTCCATCCGTTCCCTTTCGGAAAAAGGCTCTGAAAAGCCTTAG
- a CDS encoding UDP-N-acetylglucosamine 1-carboxyvinyltransferase codes for MEQYIMKGGNPLVGEVTIGGAKNAALGILAAAIMTDEDVLIDNLPDVRDINVLLEAIEEIGARVERIDRHTVRINGKTIREVSVDDDYIRKIRASYYFIGAMLGKYKSAQVPLPGGCNIGSRPIDQHLKGFRALGADVRIERGAVIAHAIDLVASHIYLDVVSVGATINVMMAATLAEGQTILENVAKEPHVVDVANFLNSMGANIKGAGTDTIRIRGVRKLHGTEYSIIPDQIEAGTFMCAAAITKGDVMVKNVIPKHLEAISAKLLEMGCEVVEFDDAVRVVGKSNQRHTDIKTLPYPGFPTDMQPQMTVTLALAKGTSVVTESIFENRFRYVDELSRMGANVKVEGNVAVIDGVGGFTGAFVNAPDLRAGAALVIAGLAADGYTVVDEIGYIQRGYECFEEKLQGLGAVIEKVDSESEVRKFKLKVG; via the coding sequence ATGGAGCAGTATATTATGAAAGGCGGAAATCCACTGGTGGGTGAAGTGACCATCGGCGGAGCTAAGAATGCCGCTTTGGGAATTCTGGCAGCAGCGATCATGACGGATGAGGATGTTCTGATCGATAATCTGCCTGATGTCAGAGATATAAATGTGTTGCTGGAGGCAATAGAGGAGATCGGTGCAAGGGTAGAGAGAATCGACAGGCATACGGTCCGCATCAACGGAAAGACCATCCGTGAGGTTTCGGTGGATGATGATTATATCCGAAAGATCAGGGCTTCCTATTATTTTATCGGAGCCATGCTTGGCAAATATAAAAGCGCCCAGGTTCCCCTTCCGGGAGGCTGCAACATTGGAAGCAGGCCTATTGACCAGCACCTCAAGGGATTTCGTGCTCTAGGAGCCGACGTAAGAATTGAACGGGGGGCGGTGATTGCCCATGCCATTGATCTGGTGGCAAGCCATATCTATCTGGACGTTGTAAGCGTAGGGGCCACCATTAACGTTATGATGGCGGCGACCCTTGCCGAGGGTCAGACGATTCTGGAAAACGTGGCAAAAGAGCCTCATGTAGTCGACGTGGCAAACTTTTTAAACAGCATGGGTGCCAATATCAAAGGAGCCGGTACGGATACCATCCGGATCCGGGGCGTTAGAAAGCTTCATGGTACCGAGTATTCCATCATCCCGGACCAGATCGAAGCCGGTACTTTTATGTGCGCGGCGGCCATCACCAAGGGAGATGTTATGGTGAAAAACGTGATCCCTAAGCACTTGGAGGCGATTTCTGCAAAGCTTCTGGAGATGGGATGCGAGGTGGTGGAGTTCGATGATGCAGTCCGCGTGGTAGGCAAATCCAACCAGAGGCATACAGACATCAAGACCCTTCCCTATCCGGGATTTCCTACCGATATGCAGCCCCAGATGACGGTGACCCTGGCCCTTGCAAAAGGCACCAGTGTGGTTACAGAAAGCATTTTTGAGAACCGTTTCCGCTATGTGGATGAGTTATCCCGCATGGGTGCGAATGTGAAGGTGGAAGGAAATGTGGCGGTGATTGATGGGGTAGGCGGTTTTACCGGTGCGTTTGTTAACGCTCCAGATCTTCGTGCGGGTGCGGCTTTAGTGATTGCCGGACTGGCTGCTGACGGTTATACGGTGGTGGATGAGATCGGGTACATCCAGAGAGGCTATGAATGCTTTGAAGAAAAGCTTCAGGGCCTTGGTGCCGTGATCGAAAAGGTGGATTCTGAAAGTGAAGTAAGGAAATTCAAATTAAAGGTTGGCTAG
- a CDS encoding nucleotidyltransferase family protein, producing MKKTSLVIMAAGIGSRFGGGIKQLEPVGPSGEIIMDYSIYDALKAGFDKVVFIIRKDLEQDFKEIIGKRIEKIVPVEYAFQELDDLPASYTKPEARTKPWGTGQALLCAKDVIHEPFAVINADDYYGKEGFIKIHEYLVNEMDPGAKPFDICMGGFILGNTLSENGGVTRGVCRVDENGILIGVTETYEIRQQEDRAEGRSEEGGEVVIPLNQNVSMNMWGLSPAFLEELERGFPEFLDSIKEGDVKTEYLLPKIIDQLVHSQKAQVRVLETKDRWFGVTYKEDKPAVAAAIRKLVSEGVYPERLFHIDS from the coding sequence ATGAAAAAGACATCATTAGTAATTATGGCAGCAGGCATTGGAAGCCGGTTCGGCGGAGGAATCAAGCAGCTGGAGCCTGTAGGACCAAGCGGTGAGATTATTATGGACTATTCTATTTATGATGCTCTGAAAGCCGGATTTGACAAAGTTGTATTCATCATAAGAAAGGATCTGGAGCAGGATTTTAAAGAAATCATCGGAAAGAGAATCGAGAAGATTGTTCCTGTAGAGTACGCTTTTCAGGAGCTTGATGACCTGCCGGCAAGTTATACAAAGCCGGAAGCCAGAACCAAGCCCTGGGGAACCGGACAGGCTCTGTTATGTGCAAAAGATGTGATCCATGAACCGTTTGCAGTGATCAATGCAGATGACTATTATGGAAAAGAAGGCTTTATAAAGATCCATGAGTATCTGGTAAATGAGATGGACCCAGGGGCAAAGCCTTTTGATATTTGTATGGGAGGATTTATTCTGGGCAACACCTTAAGTGAAAATGGAGGCGTAACCCGTGGCGTTTGCCGGGTGGATGAAAATGGGATACTTATAGGGGTAACAGAAACCTATGAGATCCGGCAGCAGGAAGACCGGGCAGAAGGCCGCAGTGAGGAAGGCGGGGAAGTGGTGATTCCTTTGAACCAGAATGTGTCCATGAATATGTGGGGGCTGTCCCCGGCGTTTCTTGAGGAACTGGAGAGAGGTTTTCCGGAGTTTTTAGACAGTATAAAAGAAGGGGATGTGAAAACAGAATACCTGCTTCCTAAGATTATAGATCAGCTTGTCCATTCCCAAAAAGCACAGGTAAGAGTCCTTGAAACAAAGGACCGGTGGTTTGGCGTAACATATAAAGAAGACAAGCCTGCTGTTGCGGCGGCAATCAGGAAGCTGGTTTCAGAAGGAGTGTATCCGGAGCGCCTTTTCCATATCGATTCATAA
- the atpC gene encoding ATP synthase F1 subunit epsilon yields MADLFKLHIITPERKFYEGEASMVELTTTEGDIGVYRNHIPITAIVAPGVLKIHQEDGVKEAALMSGFIEVLPEKIVIMAEVVEWPGEIDVNRAEEAKIRAERRLKEQSGEIDIIRAETALKKALIRLSLTK; encoded by the coding sequence ATGGCTGATTTATTCAAACTGCATATCATCACTCCGGAACGGAAGTTTTACGAGGGTGAGGCTTCCATGGTGGAGCTTACTACCACGGAAGGGGATATCGGTGTATACCGGAATCACATCCCAATAACCGCCATTGTTGCTCCTGGAGTTTTAAAGATCCACCAGGAGGACGGAGTGAAGGAAGCAGCCCTGATGTCTGGTTTTATTGAGGTTTTACCGGAAAAGATCGTCATAATGGCGGAAGTTGTGGAATGGCCCGGAGAAATCGATGTAAACCGTGCAGAGGAGGCTAAAATCCGTGCAGAACGCCGCTTGAAAGAGCAGAGCGGAGAGATCGATATCATAAGAGCAGAAACAGCTTTAAAAAAGGCTCTTATAAGGCTTTCACTTACAAAGTAA
- the atpD gene encoding F0F1 ATP synthase subunit beta, which yields MAGQNIGKITQIIGAVLDIKFSQGKLPDINEAIDITTKDGGRLVVEVSQHIGDDTVRCIAMGTTDGLVRGMDAVATGAPITVPVGEETLGRIFNVLGDPIDNKPAPEVKEHFPIHRPAPNFEEQSTETEVLETGIKVVDLLCPYQKGGKIGLFGGAGVGKTVLIQELIRNIATEHGGYSVFTGVGERTREGNDLYHEMQESGVINKTTMVFGQMNEPPGARMRVGLTGLTMAEYFRDQGGKDVLLFIDNIFRFTQAGSEVSALLGRMPSAVGYQPTLQTEMGALQERITSTKNGSITSVQAVYVPADDLTDPAPANTFAHLDATTVLDRSIVELGIYPAVDPLGSTSRILDPRIVGEEHYRVARGVQEVLQKYKELQDIIAMLGMDELSEEDKITVARARKIQRFLSQPFFVAGQFTGLEGRYVPLSDTIQGFKEILEGKHDDIPESYFLNAGSIEDVLARVKK from the coding sequence ATGGCAGGACAAAATATTGGTAAGATCACCCAGATCATCGGTGCCGTACTGGATATCAAGTTCAGCCAGGGCAAGCTGCCGGATATCAATGAGGCGATTGATATCACAACTAAGGATGGCGGCAGACTGGTTGTCGAAGTATCCCAGCATATTGGCGATGATACAGTAAGATGTATCGCCATGGGGACCACCGATGGACTGGTACGTGGTATGGACGCTGTAGCTACCGGCGCTCCGATTACTGTACCGGTTGGAGAGGAGACTCTGGGACGTATCTTTAACGTTCTGGGTGATCCAATCGATAATAAACCGGCACCGGAAGTAAAAGAGCATTTTCCGATTCACAGACCGGCTCCTAACTTTGAGGAGCAGTCAACGGAAACGGAGGTTCTGGAAACCGGAATCAAGGTTGTCGACCTTCTCTGCCCTTATCAAAAGGGTGGTAAGATCGGCCTTTTCGGTGGTGCAGGTGTAGGTAAAACCGTATTAATTCAGGAGCTGATCCGTAACATCGCCACAGAACACGGCGGATATTCCGTATTTACCGGCGTTGGCGAGCGCACCCGTGAAGGAAATGACCTTTATCACGAGATGCAGGAATCAGGCGTTATCAATAAAACAACCATGGTATTCGGTCAGATGAACGAGCCGCCGGGAGCCCGTATGAGAGTGGGGCTTACAGGCCTTACCATGGCTGAGTATTTCCGTGACCAGGGTGGTAAGGATGTGCTGTTGTTCATTGACAACATTTTCCGTTTTACACAGGCAGGTTCCGAGGTTTCCGCTTTGCTTGGACGTATGCCCTCAGCAGTAGGCTATCAGCCGACCCTTCAGACCGAAATGGGCGCTCTTCAGGAAAGAATCACTTCCACGAAGAACGGATCCATCACATCGGTTCAGGCAGTTTACGTTCCGGCTGATGACCTTACGGACCCGGCTCCGGCCAACACATTCGCCCATCTGGATGCGACCACGGTTCTTGACCGTTCCATCGTGGAGCTGGGTATTTATCCGGCGGTTGATCCCCTTGGATCTACATCGAGAATCCTTGATCCCCGTATCGTAGGTGAGGAACATTACCGTGTTGCGCGAGGGGTTCAGGAAGTGCTTCAAAAGTATAAAGAGCTTCAGGATATCATTGCCATGTTAGGTATGGATGAACTTTCTGAGGAAGATAAAATCACGGTAGCCCGCGCAAGAAAGATCCAAAGGTTCCTGTCTCAGCCGTTCTTCGTTGCAGGACAGTTTACCGGACTGGAAGGCCGTTATGTGCCGCTTTCTGATACCATTCAGGGCTTTAAGGAGATACTGGAAGGAAAGCATGATGATATTCCGGAAAGCTATTTCTTGAATGCAGGCAGCATTGAGGACGTTCTTGCCCGTGTGAAAAAATAG
- the atpG gene encoding ATP synthase F1 subunit gamma, giving the protein MASIRDIKRRRDSISSTEQITKAMKLISTVKLQKSKAKAEESKPYYDMMYDTIGSMLRKSGSIEHKYLKAGDSKRKAVIVITSNRGLAGGYNNNIAKLVNGDERLTPELTDIYAIGRKGKESLARKGYTIVQDYSEVINEPIYRDAADITMELLDAFGQNRIGEIYLAYTSFKNTVTQIPTLKKLLPVELKEGSEKTDLTLMNYEPNEDEVLDSIIPKYMSSLIYGALLEAVASENGARMTAMDSATNNAEEMIEELGLAYNRARQGSITQELTEIIAGANAIS; this is encoded by the coding sequence ATGGCATCCATTAGGGATATCAAACGAAGAAGAGACAGTATTTCCAGTACCGAACAGATTACGAAGGCCATGAAGCTCATATCTACTGTTAAGCTGCAGAAGTCCAAAGCAAAGGCAGAGGAATCCAAACCCTATTACGACATGATGTATGATACCATTGGTTCCATGCTGCGCAAATCCGGCAGCATTGAGCATAAGTATTTAAAAGCAGGCGATTCTAAGAGGAAGGCAGTCATTGTCATTACCTCCAACCGCGGGCTGGCAGGTGGCTATAACAACAACATTGCCAAGCTGGTGAATGGAGATGAAAGGCTTACGCCGGAACTCACAGATATCTACGCCATCGGGCGGAAGGGGAAGGAGTCACTGGCGAGAAAAGGATATACCATTGTACAGGATTATTCCGAGGTGATCAATGAGCCCATCTACAGAGATGCGGCCGATATTACCATGGAGCTTCTGGACGCCTTTGGACAGAACCGGATAGGTGAAATATATCTGGCTTATACTTCTTTTAAGAATACTGTAACCCAAATACCAACTCTTAAAAAGCTTCTCCCTGTTGAATTAAAAGAGGGAAGTGAAAAGACGGATCTGACTTTAATGAATTACGAGCCCAATGAGGATGAGGTATTGGATTCCATTATTCCAAAGTATATGAGCAGCCTGATTTATGGCGCACTGCTGGAGGCCGTTGCAAGTGAAAACGGAGCCAGAATGACAGCCATGGATTCTGCGACCAACAATGCGGAAGAGATGATAGAAGAACTTGGACTGGCTTATAACCGGGCAAGACAGGGTTCCATAACCCAGGAGCTTACCGAGATCATAGCCGGAGCCAATGCAATTTCGTAG